A part of Saimiri boliviensis isolate mSaiBol1 chromosome 11, mSaiBol1.pri, whole genome shotgun sequence genomic DNA contains:
- the LOC141580454 gene encoding LOW QUALITY PROTEIN: uncharacterized protein LOC141580454 (The sequence of the model RefSeq protein was modified relative to this genomic sequence to represent the inferred CDS: substituted 1 base at 1 genomic stop codon) → MPQSGSLEFIASCYLDLHMGVPFCLSPSEPSRPEAPQRLALAWTLGLRHQSGSWPPSSNPVAPECTVANSHQAPTARAPSCSRSHLHQHRPDCLGGFLQRRLSASSSCRGSRPSTASRGFFSGAAFSSQWPETSINSHEIYGEHKAVTNIGGTRTGARGLHTSVTEPRAVMPPEVLTVHTVARLWRLGHAHTARCGSPVEAGTRARCTLWLACGGWDTRTLHAVARLWRLGHAHAARCGSPVEAGTRAHCTLHAVARLWRLGHAHAARCGSPTVAEVCSKLAASAMKKPFGLRSKMSKWCCHCFSCCRGSGKSNVGTWADYDDSAFEEPRYQVRREDLDKLHRATLWSKVPRADLIVMLRSTDVNQTDKEKRTALHLASANGNSEIVKLLLYRRCELHAFDSKKRTALIKAVQCQEDECVLTLLEHGTDPNLPDVYGNTALHYAVYSEDKLLAKALLLYGADIEAKNKCGLTPLSLAVYXQKEKMMKFLIKKKANVNAIDKFGRTVLILAVCCGSASMVGLLLDQDIDVFCQDKSGKTARDYAVSSQHNIIYQLLSDYKEKQMSKKFSENSNPDKTSDRTDTLCYLWDSQLPGKKESKKPIEEAGQIQSWSALFGFMS, encoded by the exons ATGCCCCAGTCTGGTTCCCTGGAGTTCATAGCATCCTGTTACCTGGATCTGCACATGGGGGTGCCTTTCTGCCTCTCGCCATCAG agccCTCCAGACCAGAAGCCCCACAGCGGTTAGCCCTGGCTTGGACACTGGGCCTGCGGCACCAGAGCGGGAGCTGGCCGCCCAGCTCCAATCCTGTGGCTCCAGAGTGCACCGTCGCCAATAGCCAT CAAGCTCCGACAGCCCGAGCTCCAAGCTGCAGCCGCAGCCACCTGCACCAGCACCGCCCAGATTGTCTTGGGGGCTTTCTTCAGAGGAGGCTGTCAGCATCCTCAAGTTGCAGGGGCTCCAGACCCAGCACTGCTTCAAGAGGCTTTTTCTCAGGGGCGGCCTTCTCTTCTCAATGGCCTGAAACCTCCATCAATTCCCACGAAATTTACGGGGAACACAAGGCTGTCACTAACATTGGTGGCACCAGGACTGGCGCGCGTGGGTTGCACACGTCGGTCACTGAGCCACGTGCAGTGATGCCACCTGAGGTGCTCACGGTGCACACTGTGGCTCgcctgtggaggctgggacacgcgcacacTGCACGCTGTGGCTCgcctgtggaggctgggacacgcgcacgctgcacgCTGTGGCTCgcctgtggaggctgggacacCCGCACGCTGCACGCTGTGGCTCgcctgtggaggctgggacacgcgcacgctgcacgCTGTGGCTCgcctgtggaggctgggacacgcgcacacTGCACGCTGCACGCTGTGGCTCgcctgtggaggctgggacacgcgcacgctgcacgttgtggctcACCT ACAGTGGCTGAGGTTTGTTCAAAGCTAGCTGCCTCCGCTATGAAGAAGCCCTTTGGTCTCAGGAGCAAGATGAGCAAATGGTGCTGCCACTGCTTCTCCTGCTGCAGGGGGAGCGGCAAGAGCAACGTGGGCACTTGGGCAGACTATGACGACAGTGCCTTCGAGGAGCCAAGGTACCAGGTCCGTCGAGAAGACCTGGACAAGCTCCACAGAGCCACCTTGTGGAGTAAAGTCCCCAGAGCCGATCTCATCGTCATGCTCAGGAGCACTGATGTGAACCAGACAGACAAGGAGAAAAG AACTGCCCTCCATTTGGCCTCTGCCAATGGGAATTCAGAAATAGTAAAactcttgctgtacagaagatgtGAACTCCATGCCTTTGACAGCAAAAAGAGGACAGCTCTAATAAAG GCCGTACAGTGCCAAGAAGATGAATGTGTGTTAACGTTGCTAGAACATGGCACTGACCCAAACCTTCCGGATGTGTATGGCAATACCGCGCTACACTACGCGGTCTACAGTGAAGACAAATTACTGGCCAAAGCACTGCTTTTATACGGTGCTGATATTGAAGCAAAAAACAAG tgtGGCCTCACACCACTTTCACTTGCTGTATactgacaaaaagagaaaatgatgaaatttttaatcaagaaaaaagctaatgtaaatgcaattgataaatttggaag GACTGTGCTTATACTTGCCGTATGTTGTGGATCAGCAAGTATGGTTGGCCTTCTACTTGATCAAGATATTGATGTATTTTGTCaagataaatctggaaaaactGCCAGGGATTATGCTGTGTCTAGTCAACATAATAT aATTTACCAATTACTTTCagactacaaagaaaaacagatgtcaaaaaagttttctgaaaacagcaaTCCAGATAAGACTTCTGATA GGACTGACACTCTCTGTTACCTGTGGGACTCACAGctgccaggaaagaaagagagcaagaagccTATTGAAGAAGCAGGGCAGATTCAGTCCTGGAGTGCCCTGTTTGGCTTCATGTCTTAG